A stretch of Ranitomeya variabilis isolate aRanVar5 chromosome 3, aRanVar5.hap1, whole genome shotgun sequence DNA encodes these proteins:
- the LOC143815090 gene encoding heat shock factor protein 5-like isoform X1, whose product MKPEKTSVSTLINPNHFPGKLWHLVNSPRYQSIRWDSTGYGVIIDEFLYETELLCQMPTFTGFIRQLNHYGFRKLVMGSGSSAAVLSRLVMGDVDAWCHHFYNDHFQKGRPDLLVNMKSRRNINKAKLAVGLETNSQAPNRLQKSLTDSVTEESTGDSQGVVTVGQITRTRRRENISPFPYVNPPSHDHCKSIPPRTWSHSFGLHHGQFASHSSFAERGMFYPVLPRFPTDLTHTMRSTATSVHVQQGHSAMPGPVQRCRSYMPHAAQSPQAFHPAAILPGCTTPAHLHHLSGCSSPTVSSNQHCSNFQFADVLQSSPLEVMKLDTVESLLEPAESPLQNAAVSLSLGYDEAYCSQANQLELSQPINVDITTDPILADEPVDMNTPSDVDVTLCVDEVEIFQLAK is encoded by the exons ATGAAACCAGAAAAGACTTCTGTGTCAACTCTGATCAATCCCAACCACTTCCCTGGCAAGCTGTGGCATCTCGTGAATAGCCCCCGCTACCAGTCCATCCGCTGGGACTCCACCGGGTATGGTGTTATCATTGACGAATTCTTATATGAGACTGAACTACTGTGTCAGATGCCTACCTTCACTGGCTTTATCCGTCAGCTCAATCACTATGGCTTCAGGAAATTAGTGATGGGATCAGGCAGCAGTGCCGCGGTTCTTTCTCGTTTGGTTATGGGAGATGTTGATGCCTGGTGTCACCATTTCTACAATGACCATTTTCAAAAAGGACGACCAGATCTGCTGGTCAATATGAAGAGTCGGAGGAACATTAACAAAGCCAAGCTGGCAGTGGGCCTGGAAACAAATTCTCAAGCTCCAAATCGCCTCCAGAAATCACTTACCGACTCCGTGACAGAGGAGAGTACAGGAGACTCCCAGG GGGTGGTGACTGTTGGTCAGATTACCAGAACTCGCAGACGTGAAAACATTTCTCCATTTCCATATGTCAACCCACCATCCCATGACCATTGCAAGTCTATCCCTCCGAGGACATGGTCACATTCATTCGGCCTTCACCATGGACAGTTTGCCTCTCATTCATCATTTGCAGAAAGGGGAATGTTTTATCCTGTCCTGCCGCGCTTTCCAACAGACCTCACTCACACAATGCGGTCTACGGCCACGTCGGTACATGTGCAACAAGGTCATTCTGCCATGCCGGGACCAGTGCAAAGATGTAGAAGCTACATGCCCCATGCTGCACAGAGCCCACAGGCATTTCACCCAGCAG CTATTCTGCCAGGCTGCACAACTCCAGCTCATTTGCACCACCTCAGTGGCTGCTCCAGTCCCACAGTCTCCTCAAATCAACACTGCAGCAATTTTCAG TTTGCAGATGTCCTACAATCTTCTCCATTGGAAGTGATGAAGCTGGATACAGTAGAAAGCCTTTTGGAGCCAGCAGAATCACCTTTACAAAATGCTGCCGTGTCATTGAGCCTAGGATACGATGAGGCCTATTGCAGTCAGGCTAACCAGTTGGAATTGTCCCAACCCATAAATGTTGACATCACCACTGATCCCATATTAGCCGATGAGCCG GTTGACATGAATACACCTTCTGATGTAGACGTAACCTTGTGTGTTGATGAAGTAGAGATATTCCAATTAGCAAAATAA
- the LOC143815090 gene encoding heat shock factor protein 5-like isoform X3 codes for MGSGSSAAVLSRLVMGDVDAWCHHFYNDHFQKGRPDLLVNMKSRRNINKAKLAVGLETNSQAPNRLQKSLTDSVTEESTGDSQGVVTVGQITRTRRRENISPFPYVNPPSHDHCKSIPPRTWSHSFGLHHGQFASHSSFAERGMFYPVLPRFPTDLTHTMRSTATSVHVQQGHSAMPGPVQRCRSYMPHAAQSPQAFHPAAILPGCTTPAHLHHLSGCSSPTVSSNQHCSNFQFADVLQSSPLEVMKLDTVESLLEPAESPLQNAAVSLSLGYDEAYCSQANQLELSQPINVDITTDPILADEPVDMNTPSDVDVTLCVDEVEIFQLAK; via the exons ATGGGATCAGGCAGCAGTGCCGCGGTTCTTTCTCGTTTGGTTATGGGAGATGTTGATGCCTGGTGTCACCATTTCTACAATGACCATTTTCAAAAAGGACGACCAGATCTGCTGGTCAATATGAAGAGTCGGAGGAACATTAACAAAGCCAAGCTGGCAGTGGGCCTGGAAACAAATTCTCAAGCTCCAAATCGCCTCCAGAAATCACTTACCGACTCCGTGACAGAGGAGAGTACAGGAGACTCCCAGG GGGTGGTGACTGTTGGTCAGATTACCAGAACTCGCAGACGTGAAAACATTTCTCCATTTCCATATGTCAACCCACCATCCCATGACCATTGCAAGTCTATCCCTCCGAGGACATGGTCACATTCATTCGGCCTTCACCATGGACAGTTTGCCTCTCATTCATCATTTGCAGAAAGGGGAATGTTTTATCCTGTCCTGCCGCGCTTTCCAACAGACCTCACTCACACAATGCGGTCTACGGCCACGTCGGTACATGTGCAACAAGGTCATTCTGCCATGCCGGGACCAGTGCAAAGATGTAGAAGCTACATGCCCCATGCTGCACAGAGCCCACAGGCATTTCACCCAGCAG CTATTCTGCCAGGCTGCACAACTCCAGCTCATTTGCACCACCTCAGTGGCTGCTCCAGTCCCACAGTCTCCTCAAATCAACACTGCAGCAATTTTCAG TTTGCAGATGTCCTACAATCTTCTCCATTGGAAGTGATGAAGCTGGATACAGTAGAAAGCCTTTTGGAGCCAGCAGAATCACCTTTACAAAATGCTGCCGTGTCATTGAGCCTAGGATACGATGAGGCCTATTGCAGTCAGGCTAACCAGTTGGAATTGTCCCAACCCATAAATGTTGACATCACCACTGATCCCATATTAGCCGATGAGCCG GTTGACATGAATACACCTTCTGATGTAGACGTAACCTTGTGTGTTGATGAAGTAGAGATATTCCAATTAGCAAAATAA
- the LOC143815090 gene encoding heat shock factor protein 5-like isoform X2, whose amino-acid sequence MKPEKTSVSTLINPNHFPGKLWHLVNSPRYQSIRWDSTGYGVIIDEFLYETELLCQMPTFTGFIRQLNHYGFRKLVMGSGSSAAVLSRLVMGDVDAWCHHFYNDHFQKGRPDLLVNMKSRRNINKAKLAVGLETNSQAPNRLQKSLTDSVTEESTGDSQGVVTVGQITRTRRRENISPFPYVNPPSHDHCKSIPPRTWSHSFGLHHGQFASHSSFAERGMFYPVLPRFPTDLTHTMRSTATSVHVQQGHSAMPGPVQRCRSYMPHAAQSPQAFHPAAILPGCTTPAHLHHLSGCSSPTVSSNQHCSNFQFADVLQSSPLEVMKLDTVESLLEPAESPLQNAAVSLSLGYDEAYCSQANQLELSQPINVDITTDPILADEPI is encoded by the exons ATGAAACCAGAAAAGACTTCTGTGTCAACTCTGATCAATCCCAACCACTTCCCTGGCAAGCTGTGGCATCTCGTGAATAGCCCCCGCTACCAGTCCATCCGCTGGGACTCCACCGGGTATGGTGTTATCATTGACGAATTCTTATATGAGACTGAACTACTGTGTCAGATGCCTACCTTCACTGGCTTTATCCGTCAGCTCAATCACTATGGCTTCAGGAAATTAGTGATGGGATCAGGCAGCAGTGCCGCGGTTCTTTCTCGTTTGGTTATGGGAGATGTTGATGCCTGGTGTCACCATTTCTACAATGACCATTTTCAAAAAGGACGACCAGATCTGCTGGTCAATATGAAGAGTCGGAGGAACATTAACAAAGCCAAGCTGGCAGTGGGCCTGGAAACAAATTCTCAAGCTCCAAATCGCCTCCAGAAATCACTTACCGACTCCGTGACAGAGGAGAGTACAGGAGACTCCCAGG GGGTGGTGACTGTTGGTCAGATTACCAGAACTCGCAGACGTGAAAACATTTCTCCATTTCCATATGTCAACCCACCATCCCATGACCATTGCAAGTCTATCCCTCCGAGGACATGGTCACATTCATTCGGCCTTCACCATGGACAGTTTGCCTCTCATTCATCATTTGCAGAAAGGGGAATGTTTTATCCTGTCCTGCCGCGCTTTCCAACAGACCTCACTCACACAATGCGGTCTACGGCCACGTCGGTACATGTGCAACAAGGTCATTCTGCCATGCCGGGACCAGTGCAAAGATGTAGAAGCTACATGCCCCATGCTGCACAGAGCCCACAGGCATTTCACCCAGCAG CTATTCTGCCAGGCTGCACAACTCCAGCTCATTTGCACCACCTCAGTGGCTGCTCCAGTCCCACAGTCTCCTCAAATCAACACTGCAGCAATTTTCAG TTTGCAGATGTCCTACAATCTTCTCCATTGGAAGTGATGAAGCTGGATACAGTAGAAAGCCTTTTGGAGCCAGCAGAATCACCTTTACAAAATGCTGCCGTGTCATTGAGCCTAGGATACGATGAGGCCTATTGCAGTCAGGCTAACCAGTTGGAATTGTCCCAACCCATAAATGTTGACATCACCACTGATCCCATATTAGCCGATGAGCCG